A window of the Xiashengella succiniciproducens genome harbors these coding sequences:
- a CDS encoding OsmC family protein, with protein sequence MTQLRFSIGGESRNATRLYADASGFKVAVDHSEDRGGRTNAPSPFEYILAGYAGCLNAVCHMVAKEMGILIHKLFVEVSGEINTDRTNGRSFKERAGFQNIDVDIQVYSDSDEEVLSRWLEVVETRCPIYDTLVNPTPVSLNVHKLECVYY encoded by the coding sequence ATGACACAGTTGAGATTTTCCATCGGAGGAGAAAGCCGCAACGCAACCAGGTTATATGCTGATGCAAGCGGATTCAAAGTGGCTGTAGACCATTCTGAGGACAGGGGTGGAAGGACTAATGCACCCAGTCCATTCGAATACATCCTGGCGGGATATGCCGGTTGTTTGAATGCTGTATGTCATATGGTGGCCAAGGAAATGGGTATCTTGATTCATAAGCTGTTTGTTGAGGTTTCAGGGGAGATTAACACTGACCGTACAAACGGACGCTCTTTTAAGGAAAGGGCAGGATTTCAGAATATTGATGTTGACATTCAGGTATACAGCGATTCAGACGAGGAAGTATTGTCACGCTGGCTCGAAGTTGTAGAAACCAGATGCCCGATTTATGATACACTTGTCAATCCTACTCCTGTGAGCCTCAATGTTCACAAATTAGAATGCGTTTATTACTAA
- a CDS encoding O-acetylhomoserine aminocarboxypropyltransferase/cysteine synthase family protein: MSSQKLRFETLQVHAGQQVDPTTNSRAVPIYQTTSYVFNNAEHAANLFGLKEFGNIYTRIMNPTTDVFEKRIAALEGGVAAVAVASGQAAQFLTITSLAQAGDNIVSTSYLYGGTFNQFKVQFKRLGIDVKFVDSDKPAEFEKAIDSKTKALYVETIGNPRFNIPDFEAIAAIAQKHGIPLVVDNTFGAGGYLVRPIEHGANVVVESATKWIGGHGTSIGGVIVDAGNFNWGNGKFPQFSEPSEGYHGLKFWEVFGTDGPFGNIAFATKVRVEGLRDYGPALSPFNAFLLLQGLETLSLRLDRTVQNALELAQWLEKHPKVENVQYPGLPSNPYHAVAKKYLKRGFGGVLSFKVKGTANDADKVIDNLQLISHLANVGDAKTLIIHPASTTHEQLDPEAQVAAGVIPGVLRVSVGIEHIDDLKADLDQALAKI, encoded by the coding sequence ATGTCATCACAAAAATTACGCTTTGAAACTCTACAAGTACATGCCGGACAGCAGGTGGATCCTACAACTAATTCAAGGGCTGTACCCATATATCAGACTACCTCATATGTCTTCAATAATGCTGAGCACGCGGCAAACCTGTTTGGCCTGAAGGAATTCGGCAATATCTATACGAGGATTATGAACCCTACAACTGATGTGTTTGAAAAGCGCATTGCAGCATTGGAGGGTGGAGTAGCGGCAGTAGCAGTTGCCTCAGGACAGGCAGCGCAATTTCTTACGATTACAAGCCTTGCTCAGGCAGGCGATAATATAGTGTCAACCTCTTATCTGTATGGAGGTACATTCAACCAGTTTAAGGTTCAGTTCAAACGCCTTGGCATTGATGTCAAATTTGTTGACAGCGATAAACCAGCAGAGTTTGAGAAGGCAATTGATTCAAAAACCAAAGCCCTGTATGTTGAAACCATTGGTAATCCAAGGTTCAACATACCCGACTTTGAAGCAATCGCAGCAATTGCACAAAAACATGGAATACCATTGGTAGTAGACAATACCTTTGGTGCAGGAGGTTATCTGGTTCGCCCAATTGAGCATGGTGCCAACGTTGTTGTAGAATCAGCAACAAAGTGGATTGGAGGACATGGTACAAGCATCGGCGGAGTAATTGTTGATGCAGGCAACTTCAATTGGGGTAATGGTAAGTTCCCTCAGTTTTCTGAACCCTCAGAAGGTTACCATGGACTTAAGTTCTGGGAAGTCTTTGGAACTGATGGTCCTTTCGGAAACATTGCCTTTGCAACAAAGGTAAGGGTAGAAGGTCTGCGTGACTACGGTCCGGCTCTTAGCCCATTTAATGCCTTCCTGTTGCTACAGGGACTTGAAACCCTCTCACTGAGGTTGGACAGAACAGTTCAGAATGCCCTTGAACTAGCTCAGTGGCTTGAAAAGCATCCCAAGGTTGAGAACGTTCAATATCCGGGTCTGCCTTCAAATCCATACCATGCAGTAGCTAAGAAATACCTCAAGAGAGGCTTCGGTGGAGTGCTTTCATTCAAGGTGAAGGGCACAGCAAATGATGCAGACAAGGTAATTGACAATCTTCAACTGATTAGCCATCTGGCAAATGTTGGGGATGCAAAAACACTGATAATCCACCCGGCTTCAACAACCCACGAACAGCTTGATCCTGAAGCTCAAGTAGCTGCTGGTGTTATACCAGGTGTATTACGGGTTTCAGTAGGTATTGAACATATTGATGATCTCAAGGCAGACCTTGATCAGGCTTTAGCTAAGATCTGA
- a CDS encoding AAA family ATPase translates to MEYIQENIDTDNAEFQTAWNLIQYSSASVFLTGRAGTGKSTFLRYVCRNTHKKYIVLAPTGIAAINVEGVTLHSFFKIPLRPILPNDPDLSVENRRIFDFLKYNKAKRTLLKEVELIIIDEISMVRADVLDFVDQVLRVFTGNKHLPFGGKQLLMVGDAFQLEPVVKKDEWQILSRFYPSPYFFSANVFKVHPLVQIELKQVYRQNDAAFIDILDRIRLNQANRSHLEVINSRLNPNFTAKPEDFFITLATRRDTVDYINEIKLNELKGKEYSFAGRITGEFPESSLPTLKNLVLKEQAQVMFVKNDTERRWYNGSLGIVEDIDDEGIYVRLENDELHLVTPEKWVNLQYKYDEKNNRITADELGAFSQYPLKLAWAITVHKSQGLTFQNVMIDLSGGAFAGGQLYVALSRCRTLEGMVLKTPVRQSDIIVNREVVQFAAQANNKKLIEEELRKAKADTSYLTALHAFRSGNWKQAVNSFAEAISYRNDLENPYFRRFIAKEMLFIDHYRHQIADLEAKLKHQQENLKDFAREYYLMANECELKFNDTRAALGNLNKAIKLDPKFVDALLRRANLLFASGDYSGAEKDCTAILRSKRRHFKALLLRGQIRTQTNALELAYKDLLEAMNLKKSDPEVYRALSKVCAKMGEDALAEQYNDIASNLEDMNYE, encoded by the coding sequence ATGGAGTATATTCAAGAAAATATCGACACCGACAATGCCGAATTTCAGACCGCATGGAACCTGATTCAGTATAGTTCGGCATCTGTCTTCCTTACCGGAAGGGCAGGTACAGGCAAGTCAACCTTCCTTAGGTATGTTTGCCGTAATACCCACAAAAAGTACATTGTTCTGGCTCCAACGGGTATTGCTGCAATAAATGTGGAAGGTGTCACGCTTCACTCATTCTTTAAGATTCCACTTAGACCGATTCTGCCCAATGATCCCGACCTGAGTGTTGAGAATCGTCGCATATTTGATTTCCTCAAGTACAACAAGGCTAAAAGAACGCTACTCAAGGAGGTTGAACTGATCATTATTGATGAGATATCAATGGTAAGGGCTGACGTCCTGGATTTTGTGGATCAGGTACTAAGAGTATTTACAGGCAATAAGCACCTACCTTTTGGTGGAAAACAGCTTCTTATGGTGGGCGATGCCTTCCAGCTTGAACCAGTGGTCAAGAAGGACGAATGGCAGATCCTGAGCCGCTTTTATCCAAGTCCGTATTTTTTCTCAGCAAATGTATTCAAGGTACACCCGCTAGTTCAGATTGAACTTAAACAAGTGTACCGTCAGAATGATGCTGCCTTTATTGATATCCTGGACAGGATAAGACTAAACCAGGCCAACCGTTCTCATCTTGAGGTAATAAACAGCCGACTTAATCCCAACTTCACTGCAAAACCGGAGGACTTCTTTATTACTCTTGCAACAAGACGGGATACTGTAGATTATATAAATGAGATTAAGCTCAACGAGCTGAAAGGAAAGGAGTATTCCTTTGCCGGCAGGATTACGGGTGAGTTTCCCGAGTCCTCCCTCCCAACCCTGAAAAACCTTGTTCTCAAAGAACAGGCTCAGGTTATGTTTGTCAAGAACGACACTGAGCGTCGGTGGTACAATGGAAGTCTGGGCATAGTTGAGGATATAGATGATGAAGGTATCTATGTCAGGCTCGAGAATGATGAACTGCATCTGGTAACACCGGAAAAATGGGTTAACCTACAGTATAAGTACGACGAAAAAAACAACAGGATTACAGCCGATGAGCTTGGTGCCTTTAGCCAGTATCCTCTGAAACTGGCCTGGGCCATTACGGTACACAAGAGCCAGGGACTCACATTCCAGAATGTAATGATCGACCTGAGCGGAGGGGCCTTTGCAGGTGGACAGTTATACGTGGCTCTTAGCCGCTGTCGCACGCTTGAGGGCATGGTGCTCAAAACTCCGGTTAGGCAGAGTGATATAATAGTCAACCGTGAGGTAGTTCAATTTGCAGCACAGGCCAACAACAAAAAGCTTATAGAGGAAGAACTAAGGAAGGCCAAGGCTGATACTTCATACCTTACCGCCCTACATGCATTCAGAAGCGGAAACTGGAAGCAGGCTGTCAACAGTTTTGCTGAGGCAATAAGCTACAGGAACGACCTGGAGAATCCTTATTTCAGGCGTTTTATTGCAAAGGAAATGTTATTTATTGATCATTACCGTCACCAGATTGCCGATCTTGAAGCCAAGCTTAAGCATCAGCAGGAAAACCTTAAAGACTTTGCAAGAGAATACTACCTCATGGCCAATGAATGCGAGCTCAAGTTTAACGATACCCGCGCTGCGCTGGGCAACCTCAACAAGGCTATCAAACTGGATCCTAAGTTTGTCGATGCGCTGTTGAGAAGGGCCAACCTGCTCTTTGCTTCAGGTGATTACAGCGGTGCGGAAAAGGACTGTACTGCGATACTACGTAGCAAAAGACGGCACTTCAAAGCCTTGCTTCTAAGGGGACAAATCAGGACTCAGACCAATGCTCTGGAACTGGCATACAAGGATCTTCTGGAAGCAATGAACCTAAAAAAGTCCGACCCCGAGGTGTACCGTGCTCTGAGCAAGGTATGTGCAAAAATGGGCGAAGACGCACTTGCAGAACAATACAACGATATTGCAAGCAACCTTGAGGATATGAACTACGAATAG
- a CDS encoding tetratricopeptide repeat protein, which translates to MRKILYILCFLTTCNTIPTFAQIDTDRMMIIGRNALYFEDYVLAIQYFNQIIKAKPYLSEPYYYRAIGKYSLDDLKGAEQDITKALEINPYYVEGYNLRGVIRQKLGLTAEAEQDYNKGLEYNPENINLLVNKGIAQINGKRYEEAIQTYNEVIRLSPKLVSAYLNRGHAKLSMNDTIGGLDDFTLAIKANPLIPDGYASRAIVHYQMNNFDEALNDLSKAIELRPDDARFYMNRGVIRYQLDDLRGTVEDFDRVIELEPRNALAYSNRGILRAQIGDINRAIEDFTRVIALNRDDILSVYHRALLYIQIKEWGAALRDLNVVADHYPDFGPVYENRSYVKQMLGDNYGAELDYGTFVKLELQRRADSGKAEDALASSGNASNPGSTAQGGRTGRSDKSSDKDSDNKDQGKSAKRKATRNESDKDIRNYDKIAVLDDFGNEPDNTIATNPLRGRIQDRNIIIDMEPVFCISFYPGDILVHRLRYFNLSVDSINRHNPVDKTLKITNAELEVDRDRAAEVFAMINQINDKLATADDSEKALLYFIRGTLYNAVLNLSNAMDDYNRVLAIEPDNTLALFNRAYTRFRTVETIRSIEAESPAVPVIRTPGISQTTSPLSTAEERRILDYDLIEKDLERVLELDPKFSFAHYNLGMLRAIQKDYQGAIDHFTEAINANPDFAEAWYNRGLTNIYLENDSTGTLDLSKAGELGIFKAYNVIKRYGVSSEGEEEE; encoded by the coding sequence TATTTCAACCAAATTATCAAAGCCAAACCCTATCTTAGTGAACCATACTACTACAGGGCAATAGGCAAATATAGCCTCGATGACCTAAAAGGTGCCGAACAAGATATCACCAAAGCTCTTGAAATCAACCCTTATTATGTAGAAGGATATAACCTGCGGGGAGTTATCAGACAAAAGCTGGGACTTACTGCAGAGGCAGAGCAGGACTACAACAAGGGTCTTGAATACAACCCCGAGAATATAAACCTATTGGTAAATAAGGGCATAGCGCAGATCAACGGCAAACGCTACGAGGAAGCCATACAAACCTACAACGAGGTTATCCGGCTGTCACCCAAGCTGGTGTCAGCCTACCTCAACCGCGGCCACGCCAAGTTGTCTATGAACGACACCATCGGTGGTCTTGATGACTTTACTCTTGCTATAAAGGCCAATCCCTTAATCCCCGACGGATACGCCAGTCGTGCCATTGTTCATTACCAGATGAACAACTTCGATGAGGCGCTCAATGACCTGAGTAAGGCTATCGAACTAAGACCTGATGATGCACGGTTCTACATGAACAGGGGTGTAATCCGCTATCAGCTTGATGACCTCAGGGGTACAGTCGAAGATTTTGACAGGGTTATCGAACTGGAACCCCGAAATGCATTGGCATACAGCAACCGTGGTATCCTACGTGCTCAGATTGGGGATATTAACCGTGCAATTGAGGATTTTACACGGGTAATCGCCCTTAACAGAGATGATATTCTTTCAGTCTATCACAGAGCCCTTCTCTATATTCAAATCAAAGAGTGGGGTGCTGCATTAAGAGACCTGAACGTGGTAGCAGACCATTACCCGGATTTTGGTCCGGTTTACGAAAACCGCTCCTATGTAAAACAGATGCTTGGAGATAACTACGGTGCTGAATTGGACTATGGAACTTTCGTGAAACTGGAACTTCAACGCAGGGCTGATTCAGGTAAAGCTGAGGATGCTCTGGCATCCTCAGGAAATGCTTCCAACCCCGGCAGTACAGCCCAAGGTGGAAGAACAGGCAGGTCGGATAAATCATCCGACAAAGACTCTGACAATAAAGATCAGGGAAAGTCAGCTAAACGTAAGGCAACACGTAATGAGTCTGATAAAGATATCCGCAATTACGACAAGATTGCCGTGCTTGATGATTTCGGTAATGAACCCGACAATACCATTGCTACTAACCCCTTGAGAGGACGCATTCAGGACAGGAACATTATTATTGACATGGAACCTGTTTTCTGTATTAGTTTCTATCCCGGCGACATACTGGTTCACAGACTCAGATATTTCAACCTGTCTGTTGACTCGATCAACAGACACAATCCGGTTGATAAAACACTCAAGATTACAAATGCCGAACTGGAAGTTGACAGAGACAGGGCTGCTGAGGTATTTGCAATGATTAACCAGATAAATGATAAGTTGGCTACTGCTGATGACAGCGAGAAGGCTCTGCTCTATTTTATAAGGGGAACGCTCTATAATGCTGTATTAAACCTGAGCAATGCCATGGACGACTACAACAGGGTTCTTGCTATTGAACCCGACAATACCCTTGCATTGTTCAACAGGGCTTATACACGCTTCCGCACTGTGGAGACAATCAGAAGTATTGAAGCAGAAAGTCCTGCAGTTCCGGTAATCAGGACTCCTGGTATTTCTCAGACTACATCTCCCTTGAGTACGGCTGAGGAAAGAAGGATACTTGACTACGACCTCATCGAGAAAGATCTCGAAAGGGTGCTTGAACTGGACCCCAAATTTTCATTTGCTCATTACAACCTCGGAATGCTTAGAGCTATACAGAAGGATTATCAGGGAGCTATTGACCATTTTACAGAGGCTATCAATGCAAATCCTGATTTTGCAGAAGCGTGGTACAACAGAGGTTTGACAAATATTTACCTTGAAAATGACTCTACCGGTACGTTGGATTTGAGTAAGGCGGGAGAACTTGGTATCTTTAAGGCGTACAATGTAATCAAACGATACGGTGTAAGCTCGGAAGGAGAAGAAGAAGAATAA